A genomic region of Streptomyces sp. R33 contains the following coding sequences:
- a CDS encoding oxidoreductase, whose product MAEARPGEEPADLSGPERRMWQAYRTGSVCDLSARAADEDDPHSDRVWGAGRSVRAQVVALLLLHGPPPVPGRVASLKLRGVRITGRLDLSGGTVQPYVELQSCRFDSEIQLSETRFVTLRLVNCAIPRLDASRLHTEGDLHLPRCRVARGIRLTDAQIGTDLLISQAVVQRDNKGRAIAADGMSVAQDFQGELLETYGEVSLRGAKVGVSMNLRGARLRNPYGRRALNAPQLTVERTLYLTSIALDYVLGDSGSSTPPYGLGQTPARGQRAQRFECRGGLRLDDGRFGDAVDFYGARFTLTDEQEVSLRRIQTPELRFVGERPERGRVVLSGAKVVKLVDTSTSWPGQGGVSIEGFAYENLAPRGHFPLARRLEWVAAATAEYSPEPYERLATVLRASGEDADAREVLLAKQRRRRATLPPALKAWGYLQDWTVAYGYRPGRAALWMAVLWAAGALLFSRHEPPPIKADEHPKWEAALYALDLLLPVIDLGQEGQWKVEGGWQWGSAALVLLGWILATTVAAGASRLLRRG is encoded by the coding sequence ATGGCGGAGGCACGGCCGGGCGAGGAGCCCGCGGATCTCAGCGGTCCCGAACGCCGTATGTGGCAGGCGTACCGGACGGGCAGCGTGTGCGATCTCAGCGCCCGCGCCGCCGACGAGGACGATCCGCACAGCGACCGGGTCTGGGGCGCCGGGCGCAGCGTCCGTGCCCAGGTGGTGGCGCTGCTGCTGCTCCACGGGCCGCCGCCGGTGCCGGGCCGGGTGGCCTCGCTGAAACTGCGCGGCGTACGGATCACCGGGCGCCTCGACCTGTCCGGTGGCACGGTGCAGCCGTACGTCGAACTCCAGTCCTGCCGTTTCGACAGCGAGATCCAGCTGTCCGAGACCCGGTTCGTCACCCTGCGCCTGGTCAACTGCGCGATACCCCGGCTGGACGCCTCCCGGCTGCACACCGAGGGCGATCTGCACCTGCCGCGCTGCCGGGTGGCCCGCGGGATCCGGCTGACCGACGCGCAGATCGGCACCGACCTGCTGATCAGCCAGGCCGTGGTGCAGCGGGACAACAAGGGCCGGGCCATCGCCGCGGACGGGATGTCGGTCGCGCAGGACTTCCAGGGCGAGCTGCTGGAGACGTACGGGGAGGTGAGTCTGCGCGGCGCGAAGGTCGGCGTGTCGATGAACCTGCGTGGGGCGCGGCTGCGCAATCCGTACGGGCGGCGCGCGCTGAACGCGCCGCAGCTGACCGTCGAGCGGACCCTGTACCTGACGTCGATCGCCCTGGATTACGTCCTCGGCGACTCCGGTTCCTCCACTCCCCCGTACGGGCTCGGCCAGACCCCGGCGCGCGGGCAGCGGGCCCAGCGCTTCGAGTGCCGGGGCGGGCTGCGCCTGGACGACGGCCGCTTCGGCGACGCGGTCGACTTCTACGGTGCCCGGTTCACGCTGACCGACGAGCAGGAGGTGTCGCTGCGCCGGATCCAGACGCCTGAGCTGCGGTTCGTCGGGGAGCGGCCGGAGCGGGGGCGGGTGGTGCTGTCGGGGGCGAAGGTGGTCAAGCTGGTCGACACCTCCACCAGCTGGCCCGGCCAGGGCGGCGTGTCGATCGAGGGGTTCGCGTACGAGAACCTCGCGCCCCGCGGCCACTTCCCGCTGGCGCGCCGGCTGGAGTGGGTGGCGGCGGCCACTGCGGAGTACTCGCCGGAGCCGTACGAGCGGCTGGCGACCGTGCTGCGCGCCAGCGGCGAGGACGCGGACGCCCGCGAGGTGCTGCTCGCCAAGCAGCGGCGGCGCCGGGCCACCCTGCCGCCGGCGCTGAAGGCGTGGGGGTACCTCCAGGACTGGACGGTGGCGTACGGGTACCGGCCGGGCCGGGCCGCGCTGTGGATGGCGGTGCTGTGGGCGGCGGGCGCACTGCTCTTCTCCCGGCACGAGCCGCCGCCGATCAAGGCGGACGAGCACCCGAAGTGGGAGGCGGCGCTGTACGCGCTGGACCTGCTGCTCCCGGTCATCGATCTCGGCCAGGAGGGCCAGTGGAAGGTGGAGGGCGGCTGGCAGTGGGGCTCGGCGGCCCTGGTCCTGCTGGGCTGGATCCTTGCGACGACGGTGGCCGCGGGAGCTTCGCGTCTGCTGAGGCGGGGATGA
- the hisD gene encoding histidinol dehydrogenase yields MISRIDLRGDALPEGGALRDLLPRAEFDVEAALEKVRPICEDVHHRGTAALIEYAQKFDGVELSQVRVPAEALKSALDELDPAVRAALEESIRRARIVHREQRRTEHTTQVVPGGTVTEKWVPVERVGLYAPGGRSVYPSSVVMNVVPAQEAGVESIALASPPQREFGGLPHPTILAACALLGVDEVYAAGGAVAVAMFAYGTEDCLPVNMVTGPGNIWVAAAKRYFTGRIGIDTEAGPTEIAVLADSTADPVHVAADLISQAEHDPLAAAVLVTDSEELAAAVERELEPQVAATKHVEDRIKPALAGKQSAIVLVDSLEDGLKVVDAYGAEHLEIQTADAAAWAARVRNAGAIFVGPWAPVSLGDYCAGSNHVLPTGGCACHSSGLSVQSFLRGIHIVDYTRDALAEVTHHVVTLAEAEDLPAHGAALKARFGWKVPTQ; encoded by the coding sequence GTGATCTCTCGTATCGACCTGCGCGGTGACGCCCTCCCCGAGGGCGGCGCCCTGCGCGATCTGCTGCCCCGTGCCGAGTTCGACGTAGAAGCTGCCCTGGAGAAGGTGCGGCCCATCTGCGAGGACGTCCATCATCGTGGCACGGCGGCGCTGATCGAGTACGCGCAGAAGTTCGACGGGGTGGAGCTCTCGCAGGTCAGGGTCCCCGCCGAGGCGCTCAAGAGCGCGCTCGACGAGCTCGACCCGGCCGTCCGCGCCGCCCTCGAGGAGTCCATCCGGCGCGCCCGGATCGTGCACCGCGAGCAGCGCCGCACCGAGCACACCACCCAGGTGGTCCCCGGCGGCACCGTGACCGAGAAGTGGGTTCCGGTCGAGCGCGTGGGCCTGTACGCGCCCGGCGGCCGTTCCGTGTACCCGTCCTCCGTCGTCATGAACGTCGTCCCGGCGCAGGAGGCGGGCGTCGAGTCGATCGCGCTCGCGTCCCCGCCGCAGAGGGAGTTCGGCGGCCTGCCGCACCCGACGATCCTCGCCGCGTGCGCGCTGCTCGGCGTGGACGAGGTGTACGCGGCCGGCGGCGCGGTGGCCGTCGCGATGTTCGCGTACGGCACCGAGGACTGCCTCCCCGTCAACATGGTGACCGGCCCCGGCAACATCTGGGTCGCCGCCGCCAAGCGCTACTTCACCGGCCGGATCGGCATCGACACCGAGGCCGGCCCGACGGAGATCGCGGTCCTCGCGGACTCCACGGCCGACCCGGTGCACGTCGCCGCCGACCTGATCAGCCAGGCCGAGCACGACCCGCTGGCCGCCGCCGTGCTCGTCACGGACTCCGAGGAGCTCGCGGCCGCCGTCGAGCGGGAGCTGGAGCCGCAGGTCGCGGCCACCAAGCACGTCGAGGACCGGATCAAGCCCGCCCTCGCGGGCAAGCAGTCCGCGATCGTGCTGGTCGACAGCCTGGAGGACGGCCTCAAGGTCGTCGACGCGTACGGCGCCGAGCACCTGGAGATCCAGACCGCCGACGCCGCCGCCTGGGCCGCCCGCGTCCGGAACGCCGGCGCGATCTTCGTCGGCCCGTGGGCCCCGGTCTCGCTCGGCGACTACTGCGCCGGGTCGAACCACGTGCTGCCCACCGGCGGCTGCGCCTGCCACTCCTCCGGCCTGTCCGTGCAGTCCTTCCTGCGCGGCATCCACATCGTCGACTACACGCGCGACGCCCTCGCCGAGGTCACCCACCACGTGGTGACGCTGGCCGAGGCCGAGGACCTGCCCGCGCACGGCGCGGCCCTCAAGGCCCGCTTCGGTTGGAAGGTGCCCACCCAGTGA
- a CDS encoding TIGR03085 family metal-binding protein, translating into MSTHAKRERLLLADLLEAAGPEAPTLCDGWRARELAAHVVVRERRPDAAGGLLLNVLKDRLDKAMAEYAAKPYEELIQLIRTGPPKMSLYALKQIDEAANAVEFYVHAEDVRRAQPDWSPRQLDPVFSDALWSRLEKLARLTGRRSPVGLVLRRPNGQTAVAHKGTPVVTVTGEPGELTLFCFGRQDAAAVELDGPAEAIAKLTTAKLGI; encoded by the coding sequence ATGTCTACCCATGCGAAGCGTGAACGCCTGCTGCTGGCGGACCTGTTGGAGGCGGCCGGGCCCGAGGCGCCGACGCTGTGCGACGGCTGGCGGGCCAGGGAGCTGGCGGCGCACGTGGTGGTCCGGGAGCGTCGCCCGGACGCGGCGGGCGGCCTGCTGCTGAACGTCCTGAAGGACCGGCTGGACAAGGCGATGGCCGAGTACGCGGCCAAGCCGTACGAGGAACTGATCCAGCTGATCCGCACCGGCCCGCCGAAGATGTCGCTGTACGCGCTGAAGCAGATCGACGAGGCGGCGAACGCGGTGGAGTTCTACGTCCACGCGGAGGACGTGCGCCGCGCCCAGCCGGACTGGTCGCCGCGCCAGCTGGACCCGGTGTTCTCGGACGCCCTGTGGTCCCGCCTGGAGAAGCTGGCCCGGCTGACGGGCCGCCGCTCCCCGGTGGGCCTGGTGCTGCGCCGCCCGAACGGCCAGACGGCAGTCGCCCACAAGGGCACCCCGGTGGTGACGGTCACCGGCGAACCGGGCGAACTGACCCTCTTCTGCTTCGGCCGCCAGGACGCTGCCGCTGTGGAACTGGACGGCCCTGCGGAGGCCATCGCCAAGCTGACGACGGCCAAGCTGGGCATTTAG
- the hisH gene encoding imidazole glycerol phosphate synthase subunit HisH: MSAARPTKTVVVFDYGFGNVRSAERALARIGADVEITRDYDKAMDADGLLVPGVGAFSACMQGLKDVRGDWIIGRRLSGGRPVMGICVGMQILFERGIEHGVETEGLDEWPGSVEPLRAPIVPHMGWNTVDAPADSQAFKGLDDDARFYFVHSYAVRDWSLEVTNPVIRAPKVTWATHGEPFVAAVENGALWATQFHPEKSGDAGAQLLTNWIETL; this comes from the coding sequence ATGAGCGCAGCCCGTCCGACCAAGACGGTCGTGGTCTTCGACTACGGCTTCGGGAACGTCCGTTCCGCCGAGCGTGCGCTGGCGCGCATCGGTGCGGACGTCGAGATCACCCGTGACTACGACAAGGCGATGGACGCCGACGGACTCCTCGTCCCCGGTGTCGGCGCCTTCTCCGCCTGCATGCAGGGCCTCAAGGACGTCCGCGGCGACTGGATCATCGGCCGCCGGCTCTCCGGCGGGCGCCCGGTCATGGGCATCTGCGTCGGCATGCAGATCCTCTTCGAACGCGGCATCGAGCACGGCGTGGAGACGGAGGGCCTCGACGAGTGGCCCGGCTCCGTCGAGCCGCTGCGCGCCCCGATCGTGCCCCACATGGGCTGGAACACCGTGGACGCCCCGGCCGACAGCCAGGCCTTCAAGGGCCTGGACGACGACGCCCGGTTCTACTTCGTGCACTCGTACGCGGTGCGCGACTGGAGCCTGGAGGTCACCAACCCGGTGATCCGCGCCCCCAAGGTCACCTGGGCCACCCACGGCGAGCCGTTCGTCGCGGCGGTGGAGAACGGGGCCCTGTGGGCCACCCAGTTCCACCCCGAGAAGTCCGGCGACGCCGGAGCCCAGCTCCTCACCAACTGGATCGAGACCCTTTGA
- a CDS encoding LON peptidase substrate-binding domain-containing protein — translation MTTVRLPLFPLNSVLFPGLVLPLNVFEERYRAMMRELLKTGDDEPRRFAVVAIRDGREVAPTAPGLPDQTALPERGPTAGFGPDPIQAFHRVGCIADAATIREREDGSFEVLATGTTRVRLLSVDSSGPYLVAELEELPEDGGDGAGALAEGVLRAFRNYQKRLAGARERSLSSPADLPDEPSVVSYLVAAAAVLDIPAKQRLLQAPDTATRLAEELKLLRAETAVIRHLPSLPAVDLTRAPTSPN, via the coding sequence GTGACCACCGTTCGCCTGCCCCTCTTCCCCCTGAACTCGGTGCTGTTCCCGGGACTCGTCCTCCCGCTGAACGTCTTCGAAGAGCGTTATCGCGCCATGATGCGGGAGCTGCTGAAGACGGGCGACGACGAACCGCGCCGCTTCGCGGTCGTCGCGATCCGCGACGGCCGGGAGGTCGCGCCGACCGCGCCCGGCCTGCCGGACCAGACGGCCCTGCCCGAGCGCGGCCCGACGGCGGGCTTCGGCCCGGACCCGATCCAGGCCTTCCACCGGGTGGGCTGCATCGCGGACGCGGCGACGATCCGGGAGCGGGAGGACGGCAGCTTCGAGGTCCTCGCGACCGGTACGACGCGGGTGCGCCTGCTGTCGGTGGACTCCTCGGGCCCGTACCTGGTCGCGGAGCTGGAGGAGCTCCCGGAGGACGGGGGCGACGGCGCCGGCGCGCTGGCGGAGGGGGTCCTGCGGGCCTTCCGGAACTACCAGAAGCGGCTGGCCGGGGCGCGGGAGCGGTCGCTGTCCTCGCCCGCGGACCTGCCGGACGAGCCGTCGGTGGTCTCGTACCTGGTGGCGGCGGCGGCCGTACTGGACATTCCGGCGAAGCAGCGGCTGCTGCAGGCGCCGGACACGGCGACGCGGCTCGCGGAGGAGCTGAAGCTGCTGCGGGCGGAGACGGCTGTCATCCGCCACCTCCCGTCGCTCCCGGCGGTGGACCTGACGCGCGCGCCGACGAGCCCGAACTGA
- the hisB gene encoding imidazoleglycerol-phosphate dehydratase HisB produces the protein MSRIGRVERTTKETSVLVEINLDGTGKVDVSTGVGFYDHMLDQLGRHGLFDLTVKTDGDLHIDSHHTIEDTALALGAAFKQALGDKVGIYRFGNCTVPLDESLAQVTVDLSGRPYLVHTEPENMAPMIGEYDTTMTRHIFESFVAQAQIALHIHVPYGRNAHHIVECQFKALARALRYAAEFDPRAAGILPSTKGAL, from the coding sequence ATGAGCCGCATCGGACGGGTCGAACGGACCACGAAGGAGACCTCGGTCCTCGTCGAGATAAACCTCGACGGCACCGGCAAGGTCGACGTCTCGACGGGCGTGGGCTTCTACGACCACATGCTCGACCAGCTCGGCCGCCACGGCCTCTTCGACCTCACGGTCAAGACGGACGGCGACCTGCACATCGACAGCCACCACACCATCGAGGACACCGCGCTCGCGCTCGGCGCCGCCTTCAAGCAGGCCCTCGGCGACAAGGTCGGCATCTACCGCTTCGGCAACTGCACCGTGCCGCTCGACGAGTCCCTCGCCCAGGTGACCGTCGACCTGTCCGGCCGCCCGTACCTCGTGCACACCGAGCCCGAGAACATGGCGCCGATGATCGGCGAGTACGACACGACGATGACCCGGCACATCTTCGAGTCGTTCGTCGCGCAGGCCCAGATCGCCCTGCACATCCACGTCCCGTACGGCCGCAACGCCCACCACATCGTGGAGTGCCAGTTCAAGGCCCTCGCGCGCGCCCTGCGCTACGCGGCCGAGTTCGACCCGCGCGCCGCCGGAATCCTGCCCTCCACGAAGGGCGCCCTCTAG
- the priA gene encoding bifunctional 1-(5-phosphoribosyl)-5-((5-phosphoribosylamino)methylideneamino)imidazole-4-carboxamide isomerase/phosphoribosylanthranilate isomerase PriA → MPANKLELLPAVDVRDGQAVRLVHGVSGSETSYGSPLDAALAWQASGAEWLHLVDLDAAFGTGDNRALVAEITGAMDIKVELSGGIRDDASLAAALATGCTRVNLGTAALETPEWAAKAIAEHGDKIAIGLDVRGTTLKGRGWTSEGGDLYETLARLDSEGCARYVVTDIGKDGTLTGPNLELLRNVCAATDRPVVASGGISSLDDLRALSELVPLGVEGAIVGKALYAKAFTLEEALRVVSGS, encoded by the coding sequence ATGCCCGCCAACAAGCTGGAACTCCTCCCCGCGGTCGACGTCCGCGACGGGCAGGCCGTCCGCCTCGTGCACGGGGTGTCCGGCAGCGAGACCTCCTACGGCTCCCCGCTCGACGCGGCCCTCGCCTGGCAGGCCTCGGGCGCCGAATGGCTGCACCTCGTCGACCTGGACGCCGCCTTCGGCACCGGCGACAACCGCGCCCTGGTCGCGGAGATCACCGGCGCCATGGACATCAAGGTCGAGCTGTCCGGCGGCATCCGCGACGACGCCTCGCTCGCCGCCGCCCTCGCCACCGGCTGCACCCGCGTCAACCTCGGCACGGCCGCCCTGGAGACCCCCGAGTGGGCCGCCAAGGCCATCGCCGAGCACGGCGACAAGATCGCCATCGGCCTCGACGTACGCGGCACCACCCTCAAGGGCCGCGGCTGGACCAGCGAGGGCGGGGACCTCTACGAGACCCTCGCCCGCCTGGACTCCGAGGGCTGCGCCCGCTACGTCGTCACCGACATCGGCAAGGACGGCACGCTGACCGGCCCCAACCTGGAGCTGCTGAGGAACGTCTGCGCCGCCACCGACCGGCCGGTCGTGGCCTCCGGCGGGATCTCCTCGCTGGACGACCTGCGGGCGCTGTCCGAGCTGGTGCCGCTGGGCGTCGAGGGCGCGATCGTGGGCAAGGCCCTGTACGCCAAGGCCTTCACCCTGGAAGAGGCCCTCCGGGTGGTGTCCGGCTCATGA
- a CDS encoding histidinol-phosphate transaminase, with protein MSFGIDDLPIRDELRGKTPYGAPQLDVPVQLNTNENPYELPEPLVRRIAERVADAARTLNRYPDRDAVELRTELAAYLTRTGKHPVARENVWAANGSNEVIQQLLQTFGGPGRTAIGFEPSYSMHALISRGTGTGWISGPRREDFTIDVAAAEQAIAENAPDVVFITSPNNPTGTAVEAETVLALYEAAQAAKPSVVVVDEAYVEFSHRDSLLPLIEGRPNLVVSRTMSKAFGAAGLRLGYLAAHPAVVDAVQLVRLPYHLSAVTQATALAALEHTDTLLGYVEQLKAERDRLVVELQAIGYEVTASDANFIQFGKFQDAHTAWQQILDQGVLVRDNGVPGWLRVTAGTPAENDAFLEAVRALKKEQHA; from the coding sequence GTGAGCTTCGGAATCGACGACCTCCCCATCCGGGACGAGCTGCGCGGCAAGACCCCGTACGGCGCCCCGCAGCTCGACGTGCCCGTCCAGCTGAACACCAACGAGAACCCGTACGAGCTGCCCGAACCGCTCGTACGGCGCATCGCCGAGCGCGTCGCCGACGCCGCCCGCACCCTCAACCGCTACCCCGACCGGGACGCGGTGGAGCTGCGGACCGAGCTGGCCGCCTACCTCACCCGTACGGGCAAGCACCCGGTCGCGCGGGAGAACGTATGGGCCGCCAACGGCTCCAACGAGGTCATCCAGCAGCTGCTGCAGACCTTCGGCGGGCCCGGCCGCACCGCGATCGGCTTCGAGCCCTCGTACTCGATGCACGCGCTGATCTCCCGCGGCACCGGTACCGGCTGGATCTCCGGCCCGCGCCGCGAGGACTTCACGATCGACGTGGCGGCGGCCGAGCAGGCCATTGCCGAGAACGCGCCCGACGTCGTCTTCATCACCTCGCCCAACAACCCCACGGGTACCGCGGTCGAGGCGGAGACGGTCCTCGCCCTGTACGAGGCCGCGCAGGCGGCCAAGCCGTCCGTGGTCGTCGTGGACGAGGCGTACGTCGAGTTCAGCCACCGGGACTCGCTCCTGCCGCTGATCGAGGGCCGCCCGAACCTGGTGGTCTCCCGGACCATGTCCAAGGCCTTCGGCGCCGCCGGTCTGCGCCTGGGCTACCTGGCCGCCCACCCGGCCGTGGTCGACGCCGTCCAGCTCGTACGCCTGCCGTACCACCTGTCGGCCGTCACCCAGGCGACCGCGCTGGCCGCCCTGGAGCACACCGACACCCTGCTCGGCTACGTCGAGCAGCTCAAGGCCGAGCGGGACCGGCTGGTCGTCGAACTGCAGGCCATCGGCTACGAGGTCACCGCGTCCGACGCGAACTTCATCCAGTTCGGGAAGTTCCAGGACGCGCACACCGCCTGGCAGCAGATCCTCGACCAGGGTGTCCTGGTCCGTGACAACGGCGTACCGGGCTGGCTGCGGGTCACCGCCGGCACCCCGGCCGAGAACGACGCGTTCCTGGAAGCGGTTCGCGCACTGAAGAAGGAGCAGCACGCATGA
- the ybaK gene encoding Cys-tRNA(Pro) deacylase has translation MAKKKAPAGTPAIAALTSARAEFTVHAYEHDPAHSSYGEEAAQAMGVSPDRVFKTLVADVDGVLTVAVVPVSGSLDLKALAAAVSGKRAAMADPALAERTTGYVLGGISPLGQRKRLRTVVDESASGHATICISAGRRGLEVELPPATLTTLTGASLAPIARH, from the coding sequence ATGGCGAAGAAGAAAGCCCCTGCGGGTACTCCGGCGATCGCGGCCCTGACCTCTGCCCGGGCGGAGTTCACGGTGCACGCGTACGAGCACGACCCGGCGCACTCCTCGTACGGCGAGGAGGCGGCGCAGGCGATGGGGGTGTCGCCGGACCGGGTCTTCAAGACGCTGGTCGCGGACGTGGACGGCGTGCTGACGGTGGCGGTGGTCCCGGTGTCGGGCAGCCTGGACCTGAAGGCGCTGGCCGCGGCCGTCTCGGGGAAGCGGGCGGCGATGGCGGACCCGGCGCTGGCGGAACGCACGACGGGGTACGTGCTGGGCGGCATCTCCCCGCTGGGGCAGCGCAAGCGGCTGCGCACGGTGGTGGACGAGTCGGCGTCCGGGCACGCCACGATCTGCATTTCGGCGGGCCGCCGGGGCCTGGAGGTCGAGCTCCCGCCCGCCACCCTGACGACCTTGACGGGCGCCAGCCTGGCCCCCATCGCCCGCCACTAG
- the hisF gene encoding imidazole glycerol phosphate synthase subunit HisF: protein MSLAVRVIPCLDVDNGRVVKGVNFQNLRDAGDPVEMAKLYDAEGADELTFLDITASSGNRETTYDVVRRTAEQVFIPLTVGGGVRTAEDVDKLLRAGADKVGVNTAAIARPELIQEIAERFGRQVLVLSVDARRTPTGSFEVTTHGGRQGTGMDAVEWAHRAAELGAGEILLNSMDADGTKDGYDTEMIASVRKYVTVPVIASGGAGRLEHFAPAIAAGADAVLAASVFHFGDLRISEVKATLREAGHPVR, encoded by the coding sequence ATGTCGCTCGCCGTACGAGTGATTCCCTGCCTGGACGTGGACAACGGCCGCGTCGTCAAGGGCGTCAACTTCCAGAACCTGCGCGACGCGGGTGACCCGGTGGAGATGGCCAAGCTGTACGACGCCGAGGGCGCCGACGAGCTGACCTTCCTCGACATCACCGCGTCGTCCGGGAACCGTGAGACCACGTACGACGTGGTGCGGCGGACCGCCGAGCAGGTCTTCATCCCGCTGACCGTGGGCGGCGGCGTCCGCACCGCGGAGGACGTGGACAAGCTGCTGCGGGCCGGTGCGGACAAGGTGGGCGTGAACACCGCCGCCATCGCGCGGCCCGAGCTGATCCAGGAGATCGCGGAGCGCTTCGGGCGGCAGGTGCTCGTCCTGTCCGTCGACGCCCGCCGCACGCCGACCGGTTCCTTCGAGGTCACCACGCACGGCGGCCGCCAGGGGACCGGCATGGACGCCGTCGAGTGGGCGCACCGGGCGGCGGAGCTGGGCGCCGGGGAGATCCTGCTGAACTCGATGGACGCGGACGGCACGAAGGACGGGTACGACACCGAGATGATCGCGTCCGTGCGCAAGTACGTGACCGTCCCGGTGATCGCCTCGGGCGGCGCGGGGAGGCTGGAGCACTTCGCTCCGGCGATCGCGGCCGGTGCCGATGCGGTGCTCGCGGCTTCGGTGTTCCACTTCGGTGACCTGCGGATCTCCGAGGTCAAGGCCACCTTGAGGGAGGCGGGCCACCCGGTCCGCTGA
- a CDS encoding RidA family protein, which produces MSGAGEVRRISSGGPWEEAVGYSRAVELPNGLVLVSGCTSVVDGKIVAGGPYEQTVNSFRVAIDALKQVGLGSEHVVRTRMYITHARDVDEVGRAHKELFDSVRPAASMIIVSGFIDPSLVVEVEVEAFRGES; this is translated from the coding sequence ATGAGCGGCGCCGGTGAGGTCCGCCGCATCTCGTCGGGCGGCCCGTGGGAGGAGGCCGTGGGGTACTCCCGCGCCGTGGAGCTGCCGAACGGGCTCGTGCTCGTCTCCGGCTGCACCTCCGTCGTCGACGGCAAGATCGTGGCCGGCGGTCCGTACGAGCAGACCGTCAATTCCTTCCGCGTCGCGATCGACGCGCTGAAGCAGGTCGGCCTGGGTTCGGAGCACGTGGTCCGGACCCGGATGTACATCACCCATGCGAGGGATGTGGACGAGGTGGGCCGCGCCCACAAGGAGCTCTTCGACTCCGTCCGCCCCGCCGCCTCCATGATCATCGTCTCCGGCTTCATCGACCCCAGCCTGGTCGTCGAGGTCGAGGTCGAAGCCTTCCGAGGGGAGTCCTGA